One Sodalinema gerasimenkoae IPPAS B-353 DNA segment encodes these proteins:
- a CDS encoding phycobilisome rod-core linker polypeptide, which yields MSVTASGGTTLVRQQIFKTVPVSTISQAEQQDRYLGRNELGELDTFFKSGTKRVEIAQILTAKSDLIVSRAANRIFTGGSPMSFLEKPEPVMAMAGAASETLETVSYIEEEGSVFDGIKNLFFTPSAGAAPAGFRAINVARYGPANMTKSLRDLSWFLRYVTYALVAGDPNIISVNVRGLREIIENVCSSAATIVAIQEMRAASVNYFKQDREAADLVQQYFDVLLSEFEAPTPSEKVRKGQSSDQQGLKLPQIYANGAEPRSKFAMKPGLSFSEKDAIIKAAYRQIFERDITRAYSQGISYLESQVKNGEISMKEFVRRLCKTPLYRQQFFQPFINSRALELAFRHILGRAPSSREEVQKYFSIMSEGGQGALIDALVDSQEYSDYFGEETVPYLRGLGQEAQECRNWGAQFDLFSYSAPFRKVPQFITLYADYVRPLPDRHPYGVGNDPLEIQFGAIFPKETRSPKNAPAPFGKDTRRILIRRGPGIENQLSNPGARGINPGSLGPKVFKMSPVPSFTVARGSSVQYNESSAQAVIGAAYRQVFGRDLYDGQRLKVSEIRLENGDITMREFIRDLAKSEIFRKMYWTSLYVCKAVEFIHRRLLGRPTYGRPEMNRYFDICAKQGFYALVDAIMDSPEYAESFGEDTVPYERYVTPAGQAQRSLRAGSIGDTGMLVKPEPEAPRFVQLGTPSDAGMRTHPDVNFRIQQGVSQQREQTKQFKLTSTLDKAQVQTVIRATYRQIFERDIEPYVTKREFTALESKLSNGEITLKEFIEAIGCSELYIREFYTPYPNTKVIELGTKHFLGRAPRDQAEIRKYNQILASEGIRGFVSTMVNCPEYIEAFGEDIVPYRRFPTLPAANFPNTERLYEQLTKQNDDVVVPSFVPSVPYGINS from the coding sequence ATGAGTGTAACAGCAAGCGGTGGCACCACCTTAGTGCGCCAGCAAATCTTCAAAACGGTTCCCGTCTCAACGATCTCGCAAGCCGAACAGCAGGATCGTTACCTGGGACGGAATGAACTGGGTGAATTGGACACCTTCTTTAAATCCGGAACCAAGCGCGTTGAGATTGCCCAAATTCTCACCGCCAAGTCAGATTTAATCGTCTCCCGAGCCGCCAACCGGATCTTCACCGGCGGCTCTCCCATGTCCTTCTTAGAAAAGCCAGAGCCAGTCATGGCCATGGCTGGAGCGGCCTCAGAAACCCTAGAGACCGTTAGCTACATCGAAGAAGAAGGCAGTGTCTTTGACGGCATCAAAAACCTCTTCTTCACCCCCAGCGCCGGGGCGGCCCCTGCCGGGTTCCGGGCCATCAACGTAGCCCGCTACGGTCCAGCCAACATGACCAAATCCCTCAGGGATTTAAGCTGGTTCCTGCGCTACGTCACCTACGCCCTCGTCGCCGGAGATCCCAACATCATCTCCGTCAACGTGCGAGGACTGCGAGAAATCATCGAGAACGTCTGTTCGTCTGCCGCCACCATTGTGGCCATCCAGGAAATGCGGGCGGCCTCGGTCAACTACTTCAAACAAGACCGGGAAGCGGCTGACTTAGTGCAACAGTACTTTGACGTGCTGTTGAGTGAATTTGAAGCCCCCACTCCCTCCGAGAAAGTCCGTAAAGGGCAATCTTCTGATCAACAGGGCTTAAAACTGCCCCAAATCTACGCCAATGGCGCGGAACCTCGCTCCAAATTCGCCATGAAGCCGGGGTTATCCTTCAGCGAAAAAGATGCCATTATCAAAGCCGCCTACCGGCAAATCTTCGAGCGGGATATTACCCGAGCCTATAGCCAGGGAATTTCCTACTTAGAGTCCCAGGTGAAGAACGGCGAAATCTCCATGAAGGAGTTTGTGCGTCGTCTGTGCAAAACCCCCCTCTATCGGCAACAATTCTTCCAACCCTTCATCAACAGCCGGGCCTTGGAACTTGCCTTCCGCCACATTCTCGGTCGCGCTCCCTCCTCCCGTGAAGAAGTCCAGAAATACTTCTCCATCATGTCCGAAGGAGGTCAAGGGGCGCTCATTGATGCCCTGGTGGATTCTCAGGAGTATTCCGATTACTTCGGCGAGGAGACCGTTCCCTATCTGCGGGGTCTCGGCCAAGAAGCCCAAGAATGCCGTAACTGGGGCGCTCAGTTTGACCTGTTTAGCTACAGCGCGCCCTTCCGCAAAGTTCCTCAATTTATCACCCTCTACGCCGACTATGTGCGGCCTCTACCCGATCGCCATCCCTATGGTGTCGGCAACGATCCCCTGGAAATCCAATTCGGGGCAATTTTCCCGAAAGAAACCCGCAGTCCCAAAAATGCACCGGCGCCCTTTGGTAAAGATACCCGCCGCATCCTGATTCGTCGCGGTCCTGGTATTGAGAACCAACTGAGCAATCCCGGCGCACGAGGGATCAACCCCGGTTCCTTGGGACCCAAAGTCTTTAAGATGTCTCCGGTTCCCAGCTTCACTGTCGCTCGCGGAAGTAGTGTTCAGTACAACGAAAGCTCCGCCCAAGCGGTCATTGGGGCGGCATACCGTCAAGTGTTTGGACGGGACTTGTACGATGGACAGCGGTTGAAAGTCTCGGAAATTCGCCTCGAAAACGGGGACATCACCATGCGTGAGTTCATCCGTGACCTCGCGAAATCGGAAATCTTCCGCAAGATGTATTGGACTTCCCTCTACGTCTGTAAAGCCGTTGAGTTCATCCACCGTCGTCTCTTGGGTCGTCCCACCTACGGTCGTCCGGAGATGAACCGCTACTTTGATATCTGCGCCAAACAAGGCTTCTATGCCCTGGTGGACGCGATCATGGATAGCCCCGAATATGCCGAATCCTTCGGAGAAGACACCGTTCCTTACGAACGCTACGTCACTCCCGCCGGACAAGCCCAACGCTCTCTGCGGGCCGGTAGCATTGGCGATACAGGAATGTTGGTCAAACCCGAACCCGAAGCGCCGCGCTTCGTGCAGTTGGGAACCCCCAGCGATGCCGGAATGCGCACCCATCCCGATGTTAACTTCCGGATTCAGCAGGGTGTCAGCCAACAGCGGGAACAAACCAAGCAGTTCAAACTCACCAGCACTCTCGACAAGGCTCAAGTGCAAACGGTGATTCGGGCCACCTATCGGCAAATCTTCGAGCGCGACATCGAACCCTATGTCACCAAGCGTGAGTTCACTGCTCTCGAAAGCAAGTTGAGCAATGGCGAAATTACCCTCAAAGAGTTCATCGAGGCAATTGGTTGTTCAGAACTCTATATTCGCGAGTTCTACACCCCCTATCCCAACACCAAGGTGATCGAGTTAGGAACCAAGCACTTCCTCGGTCGTGCGCCTCGGGATCAGGCTGAAATCCGCAAGTATAACCAAATCCTCGCCTCTGAGGGAATTCGCGGCTTTGTCAGCACCATGGTGAACTGTCCTGAGTACATCGAGGCCTTTGGTGAAGATATTGTCCCCTATCGTCGCTTCCCGACCTTACCGGCGGCAAACTTCCCCAATACGGAACGTCTCTATGAGCAGCTGACGAAACAAAATGATGATGTGGTGGTTCCGAGCTTTGTGCCTTCGGTTCCCTATGGCATCAATTCCTAA